In Belonocnema kinseyi isolate 2016_QV_RU_SX_M_011 chromosome 4, B_treatae_v1, whole genome shotgun sequence, a single window of DNA contains:
- the LOC117170867 gene encoding elongation of very long chain fatty acids protein 1-like has protein sequence MGLAETYNYYYHEIADPRVTNWPLMGDPWPIILIIASYLYFVFQYDPRFMQNRPAYELKTFIRFYNLFQVFANAYIVSEVLAVYPDATALRCDEGDDSWNPDAVRVARTFYYVILLKMVDLIETGLFVLRKKKNQISFLHHISTILFGVILGGYISGGMAVFYPALNSAVHVQFVFLLLHAFVSLKPSCHVTKLPAIFMIPNILLKLF, from the exons ATGGGGTTAGCCGAAACGTACAATTACTACTACCATGAAATTGCAG ATCCTCGTGTCACGAACTGGCCTTTAATGGGAGATCCATGgccaattattttaataatagccagctatttatattttgtgtTTCAATATGATCCCCGATTCATGCAGAATAGACCAGCATACGAACTAAAGACTTTTATTCGATTCTACAACCTTTTTCAAGTATTTGCAAACGCTTACATAGTATCCGAAGTTTTAGCAGTTTATCCCGACGCAACAGCACTACGATGTGATGAAGGCGATGATTCCTGGAATCCCGATGCAGTAAGA gtagCAAGGACCTTTTATTacgtaatattattgaaaatggtTGACCTCATTGAAACAGGACTGTTTGTCCTACGTAAGAAAAAGAACCAAATCTCATTTTTGCATCATATAAGTACAATATTATTTGGTGTGATACTCGGTGGATATATTTCTGGAGGAATGGCAGTTTTTTATCCTGCGCTGAATAGTGCAGTTCAT gtgcaatttgtctttttgttgttACATGCTTTTGTCAGTCTAAAGCCATCCTGTCACGTTACAAAATTGCCAGCTATTTTTATGATACCGAATATACTGTTAAAGTTGTTctga